In Xiphophorus maculatus strain JP 163 A chromosome 18, X_maculatus-5.0-male, whole genome shotgun sequence, a single genomic region encodes these proteins:
- the LOC102217697 gene encoding olfactory receptor 1F12-like: MQMMLNSTLAPYLILGAYFDTKQLKYLLFLIVLCMYILIVGSNVLLSAVIGFSRSLHEPMYVFLCALCANQLFGSTSLFPFLLLQILSDVHTISVPFCFLQVYCLHTYLSVEFFNLTIMSYDRYLAICHPLQYHSLMTVRKVAALIVAECVTACIGVSIFTSMSFSLQRCRNVIDKVFCNNYSIVQLTCSDTTGNNIYGLVSTVVGVVCPVSFIFYTYMKILKVCYYGTKQTQQKAVSTCTPHLASIINFFFGVCFDILQSRFNTNHVPNIVKIFLSLYFLTCQPLFNPVMYGLNLSKIQQTWKRLFSVQRR; the protein is encoded by the coding sequence ATGCAGATGATGTTAAACTCAACTCTTGCTCCATATTTGATTTTGGGGGCTTACTTTGATACCAAGCAGTTAAAGTACTTATTGTTCCTGATTGTCTTgtgtatgtatattttaatagttGGTTCTAATGTTCTACTCAGTGCGGTTATTGGGTTTAGCAGGAGCTTACATGAACCTATGTATGTCTTTCTGTGTGCCCTGTGTGCCAATCAGCTGTTCGGCAGTACCAGCCTCTTCCCGTTCTTGTTGCTTCAGATCCTCTCTGATGTTCACACCATTTCTGTCCCATTCTGTTTCCTTCAGGTTTACTGTCTTCACACCTATCTGAGCGTAGAGTTTTTTAACCTGACTATCATGTCTTACGACAGATACCTGGCCATCTGTCATCCTCTGCAGTATCACTCGCTGATGACGGTGAGGAAAGTCGCAGCTCTCATTGTTGCTGAATGTGTAACTGCCTGTATCGGAGTCAGCATTTTCACCTCCATGAGTTTCTCTCTGCAACGCTGTAGAAACGTAATCGATAAAGTCTTCTGCAATAATTACTCCATTGTTCAGCTGACCTGCTCAGACACAACAGGCAATAATATTTATGGACTTGTGAGCACTGTTGTTGGAGTGGTTTGTCcagtgagttttattttctacacaTACATGAAGATCCTTAAAGTGTGCTACTACGGAACCAAACAAACCCAGCAGAAAGCTGTCAGTACCTGCACACCTCACCTGGCCTCCATCATTAACTTCTTCtttggtgtttgttttgatattttacaaAGCAGGTTTAATACAAACCATGTtccaaatattgtaaaaatattcttgtCCCTGTACTTTCTGACGTGTCAGCCGCTGTTTAACCCTGTGATGTACGGACTGAACCTGTCCAAAATACAACAAACCTGGAAGAGACTTTTTTCTGTCCAAAGGAGGTAA
- the LOC102217186 gene encoding olfactory receptor 52N4-like codes for MTGPAGNGGRGRGTSLLPPEEYSSTMTDRKVALLIALTWALPVLATVVLVSLSAPLQLCGNVIDKVFCGNFSIVKLSCSNTSINNVYGLVLTVVSIVAPLVLILYTYGKILEVCFCATKQTRQKAVSTCTPHLASILNFSFGCCFQILQSRFDLSRVPPVLAIVSSLYFLTCQPLFNPALYGLKMAAIRDACKRLLCGENSASAAAFHA; via the coding sequence TACAGCTCCACCATGACGGATAGAAAGGTTGCGTTGCTCATTGCCCTGACCTGGGCGTTGCCTGTTCTGGCCACTGTGGTTCTGGTGTCGCTCAGCGCCCCGCTGCAGCTCTGTGGGAACGTCATCGATAAAGTTTTCTGTGGGAATTTCTCCATCGTTAAGCTGAGCTGCTCTAACACCAGCATTAACAACGTTTACGGTCTGGTTCTGACCGTCGTCTCCATCGTCGCTCCGCTCGTTTTGATCCTCTACACCTACGGAAAGATTCTGgaggtgtgtttctgtgctaCCAAACAGACACGACAGAAAGCCGTCAGCACCTGCACGCCTCACCTGGCCTCCATCCTGAACTTTTCTTTCGGCTGCTGTTTCCAGATCCTGCAGAGCAGGTTTGACCTCAGCAGGGTGCCTCCGGTGCTGGCCATCGTTTCGTCGCTTTACTTCCTGACCTGCCAGCCGCTCTTCAACCCGGCGCTGTACGGCCTGAAAATGGCCGCTATCCGAGATGCGTGTAAACGTTTGTTATGTGGGGAAAACTCAgcttctgcagcagcttttcaTGCCTGA
- the LOC102217444 gene encoding olfactory receptor 11A1-like, with amino-acid sequence MVVLQTKIRMKLNSSQVLYLTLTAYVDSGSLKYFCFFVILSLYVLIISCNVLLIMLICVNRTLHEPMFLFLCSLFVNELYGSLGLFPFLLVQILSDVHIIPAPLCFLQIFCIYTYASVEFTNLAVMSYDRYVAICCPLQYNSLMTSQRIVFLLFIIWLPPCLAVGGTAFLSSSLQLCGNVINKVYCDNHSIIKLACNDPTANNIYELIMSFLTVCVPVSVIVYTYMRILQVCFSGSKQTRQKAVSTCTPHLASIINFSFGVSFEILQSRFNMNTVPSFIRILLSLYFLTCQPVFNPVLYGLNMSKIRSMCKKLVLNSVRKCSP; translated from the coding sequence ATGGttgttttacaaactaaaattaGGATGAAATTAAACTCCTCTCAGGTTTTGTATTTGACTCTGACTGCCTATGTGGACTCTGGTTCcctgaaatatttctgtttctttgtcatCCTGTCTCTGTATGTTCTGATTATCAGCTGTAACGTCCTGCTGATCATGTTGATCTGTGTGAACCGGACCTTACATGAACCCATGttcctgttcctctgcagcctgTTTGTGAATGAACTGTACGGCAGTTTGGGTTTGTTTCCCTTCCTGCTGGTTCAGATCCTCTCTGATGTTCACATCATTCCTGCTCCTCTTTGTTTCCTGcagattttctgtatttatacgTATGCAAGTGTAGAGTTTACTAACTTAGCCGTCATGTCTTATGACCGATACGTAGCGATCTGCTGTCCTCTGCAGTATAACTCCCTGATGACTTCACAGAGGATAGTTTTCCTGCTGTTCATCATATGGCTGCCTCCCTGTCTAGCGGTCGGGGGAACGGCCTTTCTGAGctcctctctgcagctctgtgggAACGTCATCAATAAGGTTTACTGTGACAATCACTCCATCATCAAGCTGGCCTGTAACGACCCCACAGCCAATAACATCTATGAACTAATCATGTCTTTCCTCACAGTCTGTGTTCCTGTTTCTGTTATCGTCTACACCTACATGAGGATCCTTCAGGTGTGTTTCTCTGGGTCCAAACAGACCCGGCAGAAAGCCGTCAGTACCTGCACCCCCCACCTTGCTTCTATAATCAACTTCTCCTTCGGTGTTTCCTTTGAAATATTGCAGAGCAGATTTAACATGAATACTGTTCCCAGTTTTATCAGAATACTTTTATCTCTGTATTTTCTGACGTGTCAGCCGGTTTTTAACCCGGTTCTGTACGGCCTGAATATGTCCAAAATACGCAGCATGTGTAAAAAGCTGGTTCTGAACTCTGTGAGGAAATGTTCACCATga
- the LOC102217952 gene encoding olfactory receptor 11A1-like, translating into MFVLQTKLRMKINSTHVLYFTLSAFLDTGMLSYFFFTIILSLYVLIISSNVLLIAVICVNRTLHEPMFLFLCSLFVNELYGSLGLFPFLLVQILSDVHIIFAPLCLLQIFILYTYGSVEFTNLAVMSYDRYVAICCPLQYNSLMTSRRIAILISIIWLPPLFCVGFTVFLSSSLQLCGNVINKVYCDNHSIIKLACNDPTANNIYELIMAFFTVCVPVSVIVYTYMRILQVCFSGSKQTRQKAVSTCTPHLASIINFSFGVSFEILQSRFNMNTAPGLLRTIFPLYYLTCQPLFNPVLYGLNMSKIRSMCKKLVLRKI; encoded by the coding sequence ATGTTtgtattacaaacaaaattaagaatGAAAATTAATTCCACTCATGTCTTATATTTTACTCTGAGTGCATTTTTAGACACAGGCATGCTGAGCTACTTTTTCTTCACCATCATCCTGTCTCTGTATGTTCTGATTATCAGCTCTAATGTCCTGCTGATCGCGGTGATCTGTGTGAACCGGACCTTACATGAACCCATGttcctgttcctctgcagcctgTTTGTGAATGAACTGTACGGCAGTTTGGGTTTGTTTCCCTTCCTGCTGGTTCAGATCCTCTCTGATGTTCATATAATTTTTGCTCCTCTTTGTCTACTGCAGATTTTCATTCTTTATACTTACGGAAGTGTAGAGTTTACTAACTTAGCCGTCATGTCTTATGACAGATACGTAGCGATCTGCTGTCCTCTGCAGTATAACTCCCTGATGACTTCAAGGAGAATAGCGATTCTTATATCCATCATATGGTTGCCTCCTCTTTTCTGTGTTGGTTTCACCGTATTCCTGAGctcctctctgcagctctgtgggAACGTCATCAATAAGGTTTACTGTGACAATCACTCCATCATCAAGCTGGCCTGTAACGACCCCACAGCCAATAACATCTATGAACTAATCATGGCTTTCTTCACAGTCTGTGTTCCTGTTTCTGTTATCGTCTACACCTACATGAGGATCCTTCAGGTGTGTTTCTCTGGGTCCAAACAGACCCGGCAGAAAGCCGTCAGTACCTGCACGCCCCACCTTGCTTCTATAATCAACTTCTCCTTTGGTGTTTCCTTTGAAATATTGCAGAGCAGATTTAACATGAATACTGCTCCTGGCTTGCTAAGAACAATATTTCCATTGTATTATCTCACCTGCCAGCCGCTCTTTAACCCAGTTCTATACGGCCTGAATATGTCAAAAATACGCAGCATGTGTAAAAAGCTGGTTCTGAGAaagatttag
- the LOC111612068 gene encoding olfactory receptor 11A1-like has translation MLNSTQVSYFTLAAYFDTKQFKYVFFMFVLSLYVLIISCNVLLIVVICVNRTLHEPMFLFLCSLFVNELYGSCCLFPLLLVQILSDVHIISAPLCFLQIFCLYTYVSIEFLNLAVMSYDRYLAICHPLNYHSLMTLKKVTVFITAAWITAYLVVSCTTSLSFSLQLCGNVINKMYCDNYSIVKLACSDITVNNIYGLFIAALCVFGPVGIILYTYMRILKVCFSGSKQTRQKAVSTCTPHLASLINFSFGICFEVLQSRFNMSTVPNVIAVLLSLYYVTCQPLFSPVMYGLKLSKIRSMWKRLFWK, from the coding sequence ATGCTGAATTCAACACAGGTTTCATATTTCACTCTTGCTGCTTACTTTGATACCAAAcagtttaaatatgtatttttcatgtttgttctgTCTCTGTATGTTCTGATTATCAGCTGTAACGTCCTGCTGATCGTGGTGATCTGTGTGAACCGGACCTTACATGAACCCATGttcctgttcctctgcagcctgTTTGTGAACGAACTGTACGGcagttgttgtttgtttccctTACTGCTGGTTCAGATCCTCTCTGATGTTCACATCATTTCTGCTCCTCTCTGCTTCCTGCAGATCTTTTGTCTTTACACATATGTAAGCATAGAGTTTTTGAATCTAGCCGTGATGTCTTATGACCGATACCTGGCCATCTGTCATCCTCTGAACTATCATTCTTTGATGACCTTGAAGAAAGTTACAGTTTTTATTACAGCAGCCTGGATAACTGCCTACCTGGTAGTTTCTTGTACAACATCTTTGAGcttctctctgcagctctgtggaAACGTCATTAACAAAATGTACTGTGACAACTACTCTATAGTGAAACTGGCCTGCTCTGATATTACAGTCAATAACATTTATGGCCTTTTTATCgctgctctctgtgtttttggtCCAGTAGGGATAATTCTCTACACATACATGAGGATCCtgaaggtttgtttttctggatcCAAACAGACCCGGCAGAAAGCGGTCAGCACCTGCACTCCTCACCTGGCCTCTCTCATTAACTTCTCCTTTGGTATTTGCTTTGAGGTGTTGCAGAGCAGGTTTAACATGAGCACAGTTCCTAATGTTATCGCAGTATTATTGTCATTATACTATGTAACATGTCAGCCATTGTTCAGTCCTGTGATGTACGGGCTGAAACTGTCTAAAATACGCAGCATGTGGAAACGTTTGTTTtggaaataa
- the LOC102218473 gene encoding olfactory receptor 6K3-like produces MMINSTQVLLFTLTAYFHSDVLKYLYFSVVLCLYVLIVCSNVLLIAVICVNRTLHEPMYMFLCSLFVNELFGSLGLFPFLLVQILSDVHIISAPLCFLQIYCVYTYAHIEFCNLAIMSYDRYLAICRPLQYHTLMTPSRIARLVALTWLFPLLESVAGILMTVSLQLCGNVIHKIYCHNYSIVKLACADTTASNVGGIVYMFTIILGIIILILYSYAEILKVCFSGSKQTRQKALSTCAPHLASLINFSFGCFFDLFQSRLDVRGVPEVLQVVLSLYFLTCQPLFNPLLYGLNLSKIRSFSKRLVLGTS; encoded by the coding sequence ATGATGATTAACTCCACACAGGTTTTGTTGTTCACACTAACTGCTTACTTTCACTCTGATGTTCTGAAGTATTTGTATTTCAGTGTTGTTCTGTGTCTGTATGTCCTGATCGTTTGCTCCAACGTCCTGCTGATCGCGGTGATCTGTGTGAACCGGACCTTACATGAACCCATGTACATGTTCCTCTGCAGCCTGTTTGTGAACGAACTGTTCGGCAGTTTAGGTTTGTTTCCCTTCCTGCTGGTCCAGATCCTCTCCGATGTTCACATCATTTCTGCTCCGCTCTGCTTCCTGCAGATCTACTGTGTTTACACCTACGCTCACATCGAGTTCTGCAACCTGGCCATCATGTCGTATGACAGATACCTGGCCATCTGCCGCCCCTTGCAGTACCACACCCTGATGACGCCGTCCCGGATCGCCAGGCTGGTCGCGCTCACCTGGCTCTTCCCTCTCCTTGAGTCTGTAGCAGGAATATTAATGACCgtctctctgcagctctgcgGAAACGTCATCCATAAAATCTACTGTCACAACTACTCCATCGTTAAGCTGGCCTGCGCAGACACCACAGCCAGCAACGTTGGAGGAATAGTTTACATGTTCACCATAATCCTGGGGATTATCATCTTAATCCTTTATTCATACGCTGAGATCCTGAAAGTGTGTTTCTCTGGATCCAAGCAGACCCGGCAGAAAGCGCTCAGCACCTGCGCGCCTCACCTGGCCTCGCTCATTAACTTCTCCTTCGGATGTTTCTTTGACCTGTTTCAGAGCAGGTTGGACGTGAGAGGAGTTCCTGAGGTGCTGCAGGTCGTTTTATCGCTGTACTTCCTGACCTGCCAGCCGCTCTTCAACCCTCTGCTGTACGGACTCAACCTGTCAAAGATCCGCAGCTTCAGCAAACGGCTGGTTCTGGGGACGAGCTGA
- the LOC102218212 gene encoding olfactory receptor 11A1-like, whose product MLNSTQVSYFTLAAYFDTKQFKYLFFMFVLSLYVLIISCNVLLIVVICVNRTLHEPMFLFLCSLFVNELYGSCCLFPLLLVQILSDVHIISAPLCFLQIFCLYTYVSIEFLNLAVMSYDRYLAICHPLNYHSLMTLKKVTVFITAAWITAYLVVSCTTSLSFSLQLCGNVINKMYCDNYSIVKLACSDITVNNIYGLFIAALCVFGPVGIILYTYMRILKVCFSGSKQTRQKAVSTCTPHLASLINFSFGICFEVLQSRFNMSTVPNVVTVLLSLYYVTCQPLFSPVMYGLKLSKIRSMWKRLFWK is encoded by the coding sequence ATGCTGAATTCAACACAGGTTTCATATTTCACTCTTGCTGCTTACTTTGATAccaaacagtttaaatatttatttttcatgtttgttctgTCTCTGTATGTTCTGATTATCAGCTGTAACGTCCTGCTGATCGTGGTGATCTGTGTGAACCGGACCTTACATGAACCCATGttcctgttcctctgcagcctgTTTGTGAACGAACTGTACGGcagttgttgtttgtttccctTACTGCTGGTTCAGATCCTCTCTGATGTTCACATCATTTCTGCTCCTCTCTGCTTCCTGCAGATCTTTTGTCTTTACACATATGTAAGCATAGAGTTTTTAAATCTAGCCGTGATGTCTTATGACCGATACCTGGCCATCTGTCATCCTCTGAACTATCATTCTTTGATGACCTTGAAGAAAGTTACAGTTTTTATTACAGCAGCCTGGATAACTGCCTACCTGGTAGTTTCTTGTACAACATCTTTGAGcttctctctgcagctctgtggaAACGTCATTAACAAAATGTACTGTGACAACTACTCTATAGTGAAACTGGCCTGCTCTGATATTACAGTCAATAACATTTATGGCCTTTTTATCgctgctctctgtgtttttggtCCAGTAGGGATAATTCTCTACACATACATGAGGATCCtgaaggtttgtttttctggatcCAAACAGACCCGGCAGAAAGCGGTCAGCACCTGCACTCCTCACCTGGCCTCTCTCATTAACTTCTCCTTTGGTATTTGCTTTGAGGTGTTGCAGAGCAGGTTTAACATGAGCACAGTTCCTAATGTTGTCACAGTATTATTGTCATTATACTATGTAACATGTCAGCCATTGTTCAGTCCTGTGATGTACGGGCTGAAACTGTCTAAAATACGCAGCATGTGGAAACGTTTGTTTtggaaataa